One part of the uncultured Bacteroides sp. genome encodes these proteins:
- a CDS encoding 3-oxoacyl-[acyl-carrier-protein] synthase III C-terminal domain-containing protein has product MPSLAAISKIDFPFKTDQKEVKKYAKNFFAPSFPQVESMLSVFDNTEIVTRNFCKSLDYYSNLHTFQDQNAEYIKISLEYSVKAIEECVSIAQINKDDITDIILISSTGLSTPSLDALIINKMRLNKNINRMAIFGLGCGGGVAGYSKASVLAKANPEAVVLLVAVELCSLTFLRNDFSMSNFIGTSLFSDGIAACLIVGDNYVNNTKNEITFLASQSKLYFDSLDVMGWNFVDEGFKVLFSSDIPSIIAKNVNNDITSFLDKNHLKISDIKNFIFHPGGKKVIDAYEEALSVEGDFLKNTREVMTENGNMSSPTVLYVLERFLTQGFENGYGLMSSMGPGFSCEMVLLQMNKM; this is encoded by the coding sequence ATGCCTTCATTAGCAGCTATATCGAAAATTGATTTTCCTTTCAAAACAGATCAGAAGGAAGTGAAGAAATATGCCAAAAATTTTTTTGCACCTTCTTTTCCGCAAGTTGAAAGTATGCTGAGTGTATTTGACAATACAGAAATAGTAACAAGAAATTTCTGCAAATCACTGGATTACTATTCAAACCTACATACTTTTCAGGATCAGAATGCAGAATATATAAAGATATCTCTTGAATATTCAGTCAAAGCAATAGAGGAGTGTGTTTCTATTGCACAAATTAATAAGGATGATATAACTGATATAATTCTTATTTCATCAACCGGACTTTCTACACCAAGCTTAGATGCGCTTATCATTAATAAAATGAGATTGAACAAAAACATCAATCGTATGGCTATTTTTGGTTTAGGTTGTGGAGGAGGAGTTGCCGGTTACTCAAAAGCAAGTGTTTTGGCTAAAGCAAATCCAGAAGCAGTGGTTTTACTTGTAGCTGTAGAGTTGTGTTCATTGACTTTTTTACGCAATGATTTTAGTATGAGTAACTTTATTGGTACAAGTTTATTTTCTGATGGTATAGCTGCCTGTTTGATTGTTGGAGATAATTATGTAAACAATACCAAAAATGAAATAACATTTCTGGCTAGTCAAAGTAAGTTGTATTTTGATTCACTTGATGTAATGGGATGGAATTTTGTTGATGAAGGATTTAAAGTTTTGTTTTCATCAGACATTCCATCTATTATTGCAAAAAATGTAAATAACGACATCACTTCATTCTTAGATAAAAATCATTTAAAAATTTCAGATATAAAGAATTTTATATTTCATCCAGGTGGTAAAAAAGTCATAGATGCTTATGAAGAAGCTTTATCGGTAGAGGGCGATTTTCTTAAAAATACAAGAGAGGTGATGACTGAGAATGGCAATATGTCCAGTCCCACAGTTTTATATGTGCTGGAGAGGTTTCTTACTCAAGGCTTTGAGAATGGTTATGGATTGATGTCCTCAATGGGGCCTGGCTTTTCGTGTGAGATGGTTTTGCTTCAAATGAATAAAATGTAA
- a CDS encoding leucine-rich repeat protein yields the protein MNPFKLILFYSTIPLIILSGCNSIEDDRQIEVPQRILSDSQELLIGGSHSYIIPFVVKNGKIYKVEMDSCSWCRILPNSGNKDSTDFKIAVAKNEFSEERTIRFTITQKYNGWYLTERMYELTQGVAGSSENGWVEIQTSEGSQLASKLEDLPAGPSGIKRLRVSGPLDDGDCKVIEEAMNSMPKLKYLDFENSLIEKFADKTFCNNSSITELTLPQKLTSIGKAFYFDEQSKNVIQKINIPENSSLKYIDDSAFRNCRRLTYFEIPQDVSYIGTYAFYNCSSLFSNIVLPKGAGIVKPYAFCNSGMRFPENFVFPEYIKEIGESAFNNIPNCASYVLLPKELARIGKAAFCKSGININSIPTNLQEIPDSTFYGCGINQNLVIPSNIEKIGNHAFQYCIYKSNSWNLTINEGVKYIGDYAFAQNYYLKNDIVIPGSTEVIGESCFAYCENLNGKLILKDGLKVIKEKAFCGLNITGSLYIPKTLTNIEANAFANCQNINGQLVIPPALATIGEKAFSNCSRLEGLDLSNANNLSDIGISAFEACSGMQGNLSLPPKLTSIKYGTFKKTSFNGELTMTNNVKLIGKEAFMQSGFRKISLSSALEKIDDKAFYFCQNLKDFSLPSNIKHIGNDSFCGCTSLSGNLVLPSELEYLGDGTFTFCKFTGTLNFPPKINRIGNKTFEGCYFTGDLIIPDAIEYLGSGAFSYCIKLEGKLIIGKGIKEIGDYAFDQTNFVGEVVIPDNVESIGQGAFSYSKFTTLILGKGLKSIGYAAFYSNSLQTVKSYAITPPATISYNFHICSFNLYVPASSLNLYKMAEGWKEVRSINAL from the coding sequence ATGAATCCATTCAAATTAATATTGTTTTATTCCACAATACCATTGATAATACTGTCTGGTTGTAATAGTATAGAAGATGACAGGCAAATAGAAGTACCTCAAAGAATATTGTCCGATAGCCAAGAATTACTTATAGGAGGAAGTCATAGCTATATAATACCATTCGTGGTTAAGAACGGCAAAATATATAAAGTTGAGATGGATAGTTGCAGCTGGTGTAGAATTTTACCAAATAGTGGTAATAAAGACAGTACAGACTTCAAAATAGCTGTCGCTAAAAATGAATTTTCAGAGGAAAGAACAATCAGATTCACTATTACACAAAAATACAATGGATGGTATTTAACAGAAAGAATGTACGAGCTTACTCAAGGAGTGGCTGGAAGTTCAGAAAACGGATGGGTGGAAATACAGACTTCAGAAGGAAGTCAACTGGCATCCAAATTAGAAGATTTACCAGCCGGACCCTCTGGTATAAAAAGGCTTAGAGTATCAGGACCTCTAGATGATGGCGACTGCAAAGTAATTGAGGAAGCAATGAATTCAATGCCCAAATTGAAGTATCTTGATTTTGAGAATTCTTTAATTGAAAAGTTTGCTGATAAAACATTTTGTAATAATAGCTCGATTACAGAACTTACACTTCCTCAAAAATTGACATCGATAGGCAAAGCATTTTATTTTGATGAGCAATCAAAGAATGTAATCCAGAAAATTAATATTCCGGAAAATTCATCACTAAAATATATTGATGATAGTGCATTTCGCAATTGCCGTAGATTAACTTATTTTGAAATACCTCAAGATGTAAGTTATATTGGTACGTATGCTTTTTATAATTGTAGTTCTCTTTTTTCTAATATTGTTTTACCTAAAGGAGCTGGAATAGTAAAACCGTATGCATTTTGTAATTCAGGAATGCGCTTTCCTGAAAACTTTGTTTTTCCTGAATATATTAAAGAGATTGGAGAAAGTGCCTTTAATAATATTCCTAATTGTGCGTCGTATGTATTATTACCTAAAGAGTTAGCTCGTATAGGAAAGGCAGCTTTCTGTAAATCTGGAATAAATATTAATTCAATCCCTACAAATTTGCAAGAAATTCCCGACAGTACATTCTACGGATGCGGTATAAATCAGAATTTAGTAATACCATCAAATATAGAAAAAATAGGAAATCATGCTTTTCAATATTGTATTTACAAGAGTAATTCTTGGAACCTTACAATAAATGAAGGAGTTAAATATATAGGTGATTATGCTTTTGCACAAAACTACTATTTAAAGAATGATATTGTAATACCTGGAAGCACTGAAGTTATAGGTGAGTCTTGTTTTGCTTATTGTGAAAATTTGAATGGTAAGCTTATATTAAAGGATGGTCTAAAAGTAATAAAGGAAAAGGCATTTTGTGGGCTCAATATTACGGGGAGCTTATATATTCCAAAAACGCTGACAAATATTGAAGCTAATGCATTTGCCAACTGTCAGAATATTAATGGGCAATTAGTAATTCCCCCAGCATTGGCAACAATTGGAGAAAAAGCATTCTCCAATTGCTCTAGATTAGAAGGACTCGATTTAAGTAATGCTAATAATTTGAGTGATATAGGAATTTCCGCATTCGAAGCATGTAGTGGTATGCAAGGAAACCTGTCACTTCCTCCCAAACTGACAAGTATTAAATATGGTACATTTAAAAAAACCTCTTTTAATGGTGAGTTGACTATGACTAACAATGTTAAGTTAATCGGGAAAGAGGCATTTATGCAGAGTGGATTTAGAAAGATATCCTTATCATCTGCTCTTGAAAAAATAGATGATAAAGCTTTCTACTTTTGCCAAAATCTAAAAGATTTTTCCTTACCATCAAATATAAAGCACATTGGAAATGATTCATTCTGTGGTTGTACGTCTCTTTCCGGGAATCTTGTTTTACCTTCTGAATTAGAGTATTTGGGTGATGGTACATTTACTTTTTGCAAATTTACCGGAACACTAAATTTTCCGCCAAAGATAAATAGAATAGGAAATAAAACTTTTGAGGGATGTTATTTTACTGGAGATCTTATTATTCCAGATGCAATAGAATACTTAGGAAGTGGGGCATTTAGTTATTGTATAAAATTGGAAGGGAAATTAATAATTGGTAAAGGAATTAAGGAAATAGGAGATTACGCTTTTGATCAAACCAATTTTGTGGGAGAAGTTGTAATTCCAGACAATGTAGAATCAATAGGTCAAGGGGCTTTTTCTTATAGTAAATTTACTACATTAATTCTTGGAAAAGGACTAAAATCTATTGGTTATGCAGCTTTCTATAGTAACTCTTTACAAACAGTAAAGTCTTATGCTATTACACCACCTGCAACTATATCATATAACTTTCACATTTGCAGTTTTAACTTATATGTTCCTGCCAGTTCTTTAAATCTATATAAAATGGCAGAAGGATGGAAAGAAGTAAGATCAATTAATGCTTTGTAA
- a CDS encoding carbon starvation protein A: MNSIVIVIIAALFLVIGYGVYGRFMAYKVLMLNKNNLVPSETLNDGHDYVPTNKVVLMGHHFAAIAGAGPLIGPVLAAQYGFLPGVLWILIGSLFAGAVHDMVILTASVRYRGKSIAEIARDLVGDRLGFIASIAVIAILIVSMAGLGIPVVNALKNSPWGTFTVGFTIPVALFIGIYLKYIRPDKIWEGTILGVLLVLLGVILGPVIQNSALGAYLDFDQKQMSLILAIYGFFAAALPVWLLLLPRDYLSTYMKLGVIGALAIGIIIIQPDIKMPAITQFVNGGGPIVPGKVFPFLFITIACGALSGFHSLISSGTTPKLIKNEKDILPIGFGAMLLEAFVAIMALLAATVLPTSDYFAINSLPEVFSKLHMVPVDLPELSSLVGEDLAGRPGGSVSLAVGMTYVFESIPWLRSMMGYWYHFCIMFEALFILTTIDSGTRIGRYLLQDLFRQNSRDISKGRAWFNAIFFSGLITFFWGYLLYTGDISTIWPLFGTANQMLAIIAFAIGTTYLLRSQQNKYVWVTAIPLCFVTVTTLSSALMNIFDNYLPKGLYALSAISGILVILVCLVLIESFVNWKKITRMSNEELTSVEIGLIGEPVVSYSNIKSGKPSKE; encoded by the coding sequence ATGAATTCTATTGTAATTGTAATTATTGCCGCATTATTCCTTGTTATAGGCTATGGTGTCTACGGCAGATTCATGGCGTATAAAGTTTTAATGCTGAATAAAAACAATCTTGTTCCTTCTGAAACTCTCAATGATGGGCACGATTATGTGCCAACAAACAAAGTTGTATTAATGGGACATCATTTTGCGGCAATAGCCGGAGCAGGTCCATTAATTGGTCCGGTACTCGCAGCTCAATATGGATTTCTTCCCGGTGTTTTATGGATACTTATCGGTTCTTTATTTGCCGGAGCTGTTCACGATATGGTAATTCTTACAGCTTCTGTTCGTTATAGAGGAAAGTCAATTGCTGAAATTGCAAGAGACTTAGTTGGCGACAGATTAGGTTTTATAGCCTCCATTGCTGTAATAGCTATTTTAATTGTATCAATGGCCGGTTTAGGTATTCCCGTTGTTAATGCTCTGAAAAACTCACCTTGGGGAACATTCACGGTTGGCTTTACAATTCCTGTTGCACTTTTTATTGGTATCTATTTGAAATATATCCGTCCCGATAAAATATGGGAAGGAACCATCTTAGGAGTACTTTTAGTTCTGCTGGGAGTCATTCTTGGTCCGGTGATTCAAAATTCAGCTTTAGGTGCTTATTTGGATTTTGACCAAAAGCAGATGTCTTTAATTCTGGCAATTTATGGATTCTTTGCTGCTGCATTGCCCGTTTGGTTATTACTCTTACCCAGAGACTATTTGAGTACTTACATGAAACTTGGTGTTATCGGTGCATTGGCTATTGGCATCATTATTATTCAGCCCGATATTAAAATGCCGGCTATTACACAATTTGTAAATGGAGGTGGTCCGATTGTTCCCGGTAAAGTATTTCCTTTTCTTTTTATAACAATTGCTTGTGGTGCTTTGTCTGGTTTCCATTCACTGATAAGTTCCGGAACAACACCAAAACTGATTAAAAACGAAAAAGATATATTACCAATCGGTTTTGGTGCAATGCTATTAGAAGCGTTTGTTGCCATCATGGCTTTACTGGCTGCAACAGTTTTGCCAACTTCTGATTATTTTGCTATCAACTCCCTGCCTGAAGTATTTTCTAAACTGCATATGGTTCCTGTTGATTTGCCGGAGCTTTCGTCTTTAGTAGGAGAGGATTTGGCAGGTAGACCCGGAGGTTCGGTATCTTTGGCTGTGGGAATGACTTATGTATTTGAGAGTATTCCCTGGTTGAGATCAATGATGGGGTACTGGTATCATTTCTGTATAATGTTCGAGGCATTGTTTATCCTCACAACAATTGATTCAGGTACAAGGATCGGCCGATATCTGCTTCAGGATTTATTCCGTCAGAATTCAAGAGATATATCAAAGGGGCGCGCCTGGTTTAATGCCATTTTCTTTTCCGGACTCATAACTTTCTTCTGGGGATATTTATTATACACAGGCGATATTTCAACAATCTGGCCTCTCTTTGGAACGGCCAATCAGATGCTGGCAATCATTGCATTTGCCATTGGAACAACATATTTACTCCGTTCTCAGCAGAATAAGTATGTTTGGGTTACTGCCATTCCTTTGTGTTTTGTTACGGTCACTACTTTATCGTCGGCACTGATGAATATTTTTGATAATTATCTACCAAAAGGTTTGTATGCACTTTCTGCTATTTCCGGTATATTAGTTATTCTGGTTTGTCTGGTGCTTATTGAGAGCTTTGTTAATTGGAAAAAAATAACTCGCATGAGTAACGAAGAGCTTACTTCTGTTGAGATTGGACTTATTGGGGAACCGGTTGTTTCATATAGCAATATTAAAAGTGGTAAACCATCTAAAGAATAG
- a CDS encoding helix-turn-helix transcriptional regulator produces the protein MDIGIAIKTLRKRKKISQKDLAKECNLSVNALCNIENNISFPQKSTISRICEVLNIPTSYLLFFSISDEDIPSDKKAVFNSLNSTIKNLLLDSID, from the coding sequence ATGGATATTGGAATAGCAATAAAAACATTAAGAAAAAGAAAAAAAATTAGTCAAAAGGATCTGGCTAAGGAATGTAATTTATCTGTTAATGCATTGTGCAATATTGAGAACAATATTTCATTTCCTCAGAAAAGTACCATCTCAAGGATTTGTGAAGTGCTAAATATTCCGACATCTTATCTTTTATTTTTTTCAATATCAGATGAAGATATACCAAGTGATAAAAAGGCAGTCTTTAATTCTTTGAATTCAACTATAAAGAACTTGCTTTTAGACTCAATAGATTAA
- a CDS encoding cation transporter, translating into MTNSEQKLYQKAWLLSLFTIFYNVIEGLVSMFFGYEDETLALFGFGVDSFIEVMSGIGIAVMILRIKQNPESNKSSFEKTALKITGFAFYILSVGLLAGIIMNLINGHKPETTLWGVIVSSISILTMIWLMYAKKTIGEKLGSDPIIADSNCTKVCVYMSVVLLLSSLIYELTGFAYADVIGTAGLIYFSLSEGKEAFEKAEGKECCCH; encoded by the coding sequence ATGACAAACTCTGAACAAAAACTCTATCAAAAAGCTTGGCTACTAAGTTTATTTACAATATTCTATAATGTGATTGAAGGTCTGGTTTCCATGTTTTTTGGATACGAGGATGAAACATTGGCGTTATTTGGTTTTGGTGTGGATAGTTTTATAGAAGTAATGTCAGGCATTGGTATAGCTGTAATGATATTGCGCATAAAACAAAATCCGGAAAGCAATAAGAGTTCTTTTGAAAAAACAGCCTTGAAAATTACAGGATTCGCTTTTTATATCTTATCAGTCGGTCTATTGGCTGGTATTATTATGAACCTGATAAATGGACATAAACCAGAGACTACACTTTGGGGAGTGATAGTGTCTTCTATATCTATATTGACAATGATATGGCTAATGTATGCCAAAAAAACGATTGGGGAAAAATTAGGCTCAGACCCAATTATTGCTGATAGTAATTGTACAAAGGTGTGTGTATATATGTCGGTTGTTTTGCTTTTATCAAGTTTAATCTATGAATTAACGGGCTTTGCCTACGCCGATGTTATTGGTACTGCAGGTTTAATATATTTCTCTTTATCCGAGGGGAAAGAAGCTTTTGAAAAAGCAGAGGGAAAGGAATGTTGCTGTCATTGA
- the hisC gene encoding histidinol-phosphate transaminase — MKALKELTRPNIWDLKPYSSARDEYKGAEATVFLDANENPYNNPFNRYPDPLQRDLKELLAPIKGVKSGNIFLGNGSDEAIDLVYRAFCEPEKDNVVAIDPTYGMYKVCADVNNVDYRNVLLDESYQFSADKLLAATDERTKLIFLCSPNNPTGNDLLQSEIENVINEFEGLVILDEAYNDFSDRPSYLSQLDKYPNLIILQTFSKAYGCAAIRLGMAFASKEIIDILNKIKYPYNVNLLTQQQAMNMLKDYSQVETWVKTLIEERAHLEKEFAALACTEKIYPSDANFFLAKVSDAKAIYNYLVAKGIIVRNRTSITLCKDCLRVTVGTREENNQLLEALKQYK, encoded by the coding sequence ATGAAAGCATTAAAAGAATTAACCCGTCCGAATATTTGGGATTTGAAACCCTATTCTTCGGCTCGCGATGAATATAAAGGAGCAGAAGCAACAGTCTTTCTTGATGCAAATGAAAATCCATATAACAATCCGTTTAACCGTTATCCGGACCCATTGCAAAGAGATTTGAAAGAATTACTAGCTCCCATAAAAGGAGTAAAATCTGGAAATATATTTCTTGGAAATGGTAGTGATGAGGCAATAGATCTTGTTTACAGAGCTTTTTGTGAACCAGAAAAAGACAATGTGGTTGCCATCGATCCTACTTATGGAATGTATAAGGTTTGTGCGGATGTGAACAATGTAGATTACCGCAATGTATTACTGGATGAAAGTTATCAGTTTTCGGCAGATAAGTTATTGGCAGCTACAGACGAAAGAACCAAACTTATATTTCTCTGCTCACCAAACAACCCAACAGGTAATGATTTGTTGCAAAGTGAAATTGAAAATGTAATCAACGAATTCGAAGGTTTGGTTATTCTTGATGAAGCATATAATGATTTCTCTGACAGACCATCATATCTGTCGCAACTGGATAAATATCCTAACCTGATTATTCTTCAAACATTCTCAAAAGCATACGGTTGTGCAGCCATTCGTTTAGGCATGGCTTTTGCTTCGAAAGAGATTATTGATATTCTTAATAAGATAAAATACCCGTATAATGTGAATCTTCTTACTCAGCAGCAAGCTATGAATATGTTGAAAGATTATTCTCAGGTAGAGACTTGGGTGAAAACATTGATTGAAGAACGTGCTCACCTTGAAAAAGAATTTGCTGCATTAGCTTGTACCGAAAAGATATATCCTTCGGATGCAAATTTCTTCCTGGCTAAGGTGTCAGACGCCAAGGCTATTTATAATTATCTTGTAGCAAAAGGCATTATCGTTCGTAACCGTACTTCAATAACGCTTTGCAAAGATTGCTTGCGTGTAACGGTAGGAACCCGCGAGGAAAATAATCAGTTGCTGGAAGCATTGAAGCAATATAAATAG
- a CDS encoding transcriptional repressor has product MDNEAEKILADKNIKPTAMRILVLKELLLQSDAVSLYDLEQKFDKVERTTLFRTLNTFVENSLIHKIDDGTGAVKYALCEKDCTCELKDLHLHFLCTKCGRTFCLKDIPIPSFQLPDNFVFETANFVIKGVCPHCHK; this is encoded by the coding sequence ATGGATAATGAAGCAGAAAAAATATTAGCTGATAAAAATATTAAGCCTACAGCTATGCGTATTTTGGTTCTTAAAGAGTTACTATTACAATCAGATGCTGTTAGTTTATACGATCTTGAGCAAAAGTTTGATAAAGTAGAAAGAACAACACTGTTTCGCACATTAAATACTTTTGTTGAAAATAGCTTAATACACAAAATAGATGATGGTACAGGCGCTGTAAAGTATGCTTTATGCGAAAAAGATTGCACTTGCGAACTGAAAGATTTGCATCTTCATTTCTTATGCACAAAATGTGGACGGACTTTCTGCCTGAAAGATATACCTATTCCTTCTTTTCAGCTTCCCGATAATTTTGTCTTTGAAACGGCTAATTTTGTAATTAAAGGAGTTTGTCCACATTGCCATAAATAA
- the hisB gene encoding bifunctional histidinol-phosphatase/imidazoleglycerol-phosphate dehydratase HisB: MKKVLFIDRDGTLVIEPPIDFQLDSLEKLEFYPKVFKNLGFIRSKLDFEFVMVTNQDGLGTDSFPEETFWPAHNKMLKAFENEGIAFDDILIDPSMPEEKSPNRKPGIGMMGKYLKEGAYDIAGSFVIGDRITDVLLAKNLGCKAIFMQDSTDELKRKGLEDVCALATADWDRVTEFLFAGERTAQVQRTTKETDIFVKLNLDGTGACDISTGLGFFDHMLEQIGKHSGMDLSIKVKGDLEVDEHHTIEDTAIALGDCIYQALGNKRGIERYGYCLPMDDCLCQVALDFGGRPWLVWDAEFNREKIGEMPTEMFLHFFKSLSDAAKMNLNIKAEGQNEHHKIEGIFKALARALKMAVKRDIYHYELPSTKGML, from the coding sequence ATGAAGAAAGTATTATTTATAGATAGAGACGGTACATTGGTTATTGAACCACCTATTGATTTTCAACTCGATTCTCTCGAGAAATTAGAGTTTTATCCGAAGGTATTTAAGAATCTTGGCTTTATACGCAGCAAGCTTGATTTTGAGTTTGTAATGGTAACTAATCAGGACGGATTGGGTACTGATTCTTTTCCAGAAGAGACATTCTGGCCGGCTCATAATAAGATGTTGAAAGCTTTTGAGAATGAAGGAATCGCTTTCGATGATATTCTGATAGATCCAAGTATGCCCGAAGAAAAGAGTCCAAACCGCAAACCCGGAATTGGAATGATGGGCAAATACCTGAAAGAAGGTGCTTATGATATTGCAGGAAGTTTTGTGATTGGCGATCGCATTACCGATGTACTGTTGGCAAAGAATCTGGGATGCAAGGCTATCTTTATGCAAGATTCAACAGATGAACTGAAACGTAAAGGACTGGAAGATGTATGCGCATTGGCAACAGCTGATTGGGATCGTGTAACCGAGTTCCTTTTTGCTGGCGAACGTACAGCACAAGTACAACGCACCACCAAAGAAACAGATATCTTTGTAAAGCTGAATCTCGACGGAACAGGCGCGTGCGATATCTCTACCGGTTTAGGATTCTTTGATCACATGCTCGAGCAGATAGGAAAGCATTCCGGAATGGATTTATCGATCAAAGTAAAAGGTGATCTTGAAGTAGATGAACATCATACTATTGAAGATACAGCTATTGCTTTGGGCGATTGCATCTACCAGGCATTGGGAAACAAACGTGGCATTGAAAGATACGGTTACTGTCTTCCTATGGACGATTGCCTGTGCCAGGTAGCACTCGACTTTGGAGGCCGTCCCTGGTTGGTTTGGGATGCTGAATTTAATCGCGAAAAGATAGGAGAGATGCCTACCGAAATGTTCTTGCATTTCTTTAAATCATTGAGTGATGCCGCTAAAATGAATCTGAACATTAAAGCAGAAGGGCAGAACGAGCATCATAAAATTGAAGGAATCTTTAAAGCCTTGGCGCGTGCGCTTAAAATGGCGGTGAAGAGGGATATATATCATTATGAGCTACCTTCAACTAAAGGAATGCTCTAG
- a CDS encoding isoprenylcysteine carboxylmethyltransferase family protein: MAFPLFISFLIILRIGELILSKRNEKWLLENGAIEYGQKHYLYIVALHVLFIISLIIEYSMKRTVFYSSFLLILYFILLAFKIWVILLLGKFWNTKIYRIPNYALIKKGVYRYFKHPNYMIVIIEIAVIPLIFDLYFTAVIFTLFNAILLSVRIKEENKALNI, encoded by the coding sequence ATGGCTTTCCCCCTTTTTATATCATTCTTAATTATATTACGAATTGGAGAATTAATTCTATCCAAGCGGAATGAAAAATGGTTATTAGAAAATGGTGCAATTGAATATGGACAAAAACATTATCTGTATATAGTAGCACTTCATGTTTTATTTATCATTTCGTTGATAATTGAGTATTCAATGAAACGAACTGTGTTTTACAGCTCTTTTTTACTCATTCTATATTTTATACTTCTTGCATTTAAGATCTGGGTCATTTTATTGTTGGGTAAATTTTGGAACACAAAAATATATCGCATCCCCAATTATGCATTAATAAAAAAAGGGGTGTACAGGTATTTTAAACATCCTAATTATATGATTGTGATTATTGAAATAGCTGTTATACCTTTAATTTTTGATTTGTATTTTACTGCGGTCATTTTTACTCTATTTAATGCAATTTTGTTGTCAGTAAGAATTAAAGAAGAAAATAAGGCTTTGAATATTTAA
- the hisD gene encoding histidinol dehydrogenase codes for MKIIKYPGKEDWKEILKRPALNTESLNDTVKGILNRVKAEGDKAVLECEVTFDKVQLASLAVSADEIKEAESLISDDLKAAIILAKENIETFHSAQCFTGKKVETRPGVVCWQKAVGIEKVGLYVPGGTAPLFSTVLMLATPARIAGCKEIVLCTPPNREGKVHPAILFAANLAGVNKIFKAGGVQAIGAMAYGTESVPKVYKIFGPGNQYVTAAKQLVSLRDVAIDMPAGPSEVEVLADQSANPAFVAADLLSQAEHGIDSQAVLITTSEELIEKVCAEVESQLAQLPRKEIAAKSLDNSKLILVKDMDEAISMTNEYAPEHLIIETVNYMEVAEQITNAGSVFLGSLTPESAGDYASGTNHTLPTNGYAKAYSGVSLDSFIRKITFQEITSQGIQTIGPAIEVMAANEQLDAHKNAVTVRLNSLK; via the coding sequence ATGAAAATAATTAAATATCCGGGAAAAGAGGACTGGAAAGAAATCCTGAAACGCCCTGCACTCAATACTGAAAGTCTGAACGATACAGTAAAAGGCATTCTTAATCGTGTAAAGGCTGAAGGAGATAAAGCGGTGCTTGAATGCGAAGTCACCTTCGACAAGGTACAGCTTGCTAGTCTGGCTGTGAGTGCTGATGAAATCAAAGAAGCCGAAAGTCTGATCAGTGACGATCTGAAAGCAGCTATCATACTTGCAAAAGAAAATATAGAAACTTTTCACTCGGCACAATGTTTTACCGGAAAGAAAGTTGAAACACGTCCGGGTGTAGTTTGCTGGCAGAAAGCAGTAGGTATTGAGAAAGTGGGACTATATGTTCCGGGCGGAACAGCCCCTTTGTTCTCAACCGTGCTGATGCTTGCAACTCCTGCACGTATTGCCGGATGCAAGGAAATAGTACTTTGCACCCCTCCGAACCGTGAAGGTAAAGTGCATCCTGCTATATTGTTTGCCGCTAATCTGGCCGGAGTAAATAAGATATTTAAGGCCGGTGGAGTACAAGCGATAGGAGCAATGGCTTATGGTACGGAATCTGTGCCAAAGGTTTATAAAATCTTTGGTCCGGGTAATCAATATGTTACAGCAGCCAAACAACTAGTTTCTTTGCGTGATGTAGCTATTGATATGCCAGCTGGTCCTTCTGAAGTAGAAGTGTTGGCTGATCAATCAGCCAATCCAGCTTTTGTGGCAGCGGATTTATTATCTCAGGCAGAGCATGGAATAGATAGTCAGGCAGTGCTTATTACTACCTCCGAAGAACTTATTGAGAAAGTTTGTGCCGAAGTCGAATCTCAACTAGCGCAATTGCCAAGAAAAGAAATTGCTGCAAAATCATTGGATAACAGCAAGCTGATTTTGGTTAAGGATATGGATGAAGCCATATCGATGACCAATGAATATGCACCTGAGCACCTGATTATTGAAACGGTTAACTACATGGAAGTTGCCGAACAGATTACAAATGCCGGTTCTGTATTCCTTGGATCACTAACTCCTGAAAGTGCTGGCGATTATGCTTCGGGTACTAACCACACCCTTCCAACCAACGGATATGCAAAAGCATACAGTGGAGTAAGCCTAGATAGTTTTATCCGTAAAATCACTTTCCAGGAAATTACCAGTCAGGGCATTCAAACTATTGGTCCGGCTATTGAAGTAATGGCAGCCAATGAGCAACTCGATGCTCACAAGAATGCGGTGACAGTAAGGCTTAACAGTTTAAAATAA